The proteins below come from a single Roseofilum casamattae BLCC-M143 genomic window:
- a CDS encoding efflux RND transporter periplasmic adaptor subunit: protein MSDQFSSIPSTPETNPEATPEPNATAPQESQLPAGTAASSEASDPESTSVRESDRPSIPKKLLLFIPLLLVGLGIGAIAINRSNNSNPEEPVTAVTEARLPVRAVPLRLSSIQEWVSGNGDTSALRAKHLTFEVSGTVEYIAKVNGRDLKEGDVVYGGQLLAQVDDRTLQADLAQSQAQAAEALEQESSALAGRDQAQAQVAQARAQVAQAEAQLDQQQSSVVSTKTQLQQAQASLSRARADLVSAEASRELATKDLERYRTLVEEGIETQRQLEVSESQFEQAEAQVTAAEAGVRSAEEEVKAARAAIQSAESQVVAARRNVDALESNALALESNVSASEAQINAALAGIASAKSQVTRQEVAIEDSKIVAPFDGIVAYLNIREGEYWSTQIINTSSYQNVVESVPIIIIDPREFEIDIELPAFQGSAVKPGQQAIVLLEQDVSEAQAGRLSIAQLRKRAIAQGRVFSVSPSVTPGGRAVKVTVRIPQGNENLRHGARVVTWIAVEERGSTTVAPVNAFVHRDRQSYIFIVQPDGTVKQQAVDVGIEGFSEWEILSDVPIGSLVVTEGKDRLVDGTLVEIIE from the coding sequence ATGAGCGACCAATTTTCGTCCATCCCCTCAACTCCAGAGACCAATCCGGAAGCCACTCCAGAGCCGAATGCTACGGCTCCCCAAGAATCGCAACTTCCTGCAGGAACGGCTGCTTCATCGGAGGCAAGCGACCCGGAGAGCACTTCTGTTCGAGAGAGCGATCGCCCCTCAATTCCAAAGAAATTATTATTATTTATTCCCTTGCTTTTAGTTGGTTTGGGCATTGGCGCGATCGCGATTAACCGCTCGAATAATTCCAATCCAGAAGAGCCAGTAACGGCGGTGACGGAAGCCAGACTGCCGGTTCGGGCAGTTCCTTTGCGTCTGTCTTCAATTCAAGAATGGGTTTCCGGCAATGGGGATACCAGCGCCCTGCGGGCCAAACACCTGACCTTTGAAGTGTCGGGAACGGTGGAATATATCGCCAAAGTGAACGGCCGAGACCTGAAGGAAGGGGATGTGGTTTATGGCGGGCAGTTACTCGCCCAAGTTGACGATCGCACGCTGCAAGCCGATCTCGCCCAGTCGCAAGCTCAAGCGGCTGAAGCTTTGGAGCAAGAAAGTTCGGCTCTGGCGGGACGAGACCAAGCCCAAGCTCAGGTTGCCCAGGCTCGCGCCCAAGTAGCCCAAGCCGAAGCCCAACTAGACCAGCAGCAAAGCAGCGTGGTTTCGACCAAGACTCAACTACAGCAAGCCCAAGCCAGTTTAAGCCGCGCTCGAGCCGATCTTGTCAGTGCCGAAGCCAGTCGTGAGTTAGCCACGAAAGATTTAGAACGTTACCGCACTTTAGTGGAAGAAGGGATTGAGACTCAGCGACAACTGGAGGTAAGCGAAAGTCAGTTCGAGCAAGCCGAAGCTCAGGTAACGGCGGCGGAAGCGGGGGTACGCTCGGCAGAGGAAGAGGTGAAGGCAGCTCGGGCTGCAATTCAGTCGGCAGAAAGTCAGGTGGTTGCCGCTCGACGGAATGTGGATGCCCTCGAGAGTAATGCCCTGGCGTTGGAGAGTAATGTGAGTGCATCGGAAGCGCAAATTAATGCGGCGCTGGCAGGTATTGCCTCGGCGAAGAGTCAAGTGACTCGTCAGGAAGTGGCGATCGAAGATAGCAAAATTGTGGCGCCTTTTGATGGGATCGTGGCTTATTTGAATATTCGCGAGGGAGAATATTGGTCAACTCAAATTATTAATACCTCAAGCTATCAAAATGTCGTGGAGTCCGTGCCAATTATTATCATCGATCCCAGGGAGTTTGAAATCGATATTGAGCTGCCGGCGTTTCAAGGTTCGGCAGTGAAACCGGGGCAACAGGCGATTGTTTTATTAGAGCAAGATGTGAGCGAAGCGCAAGCCGGACGGTTGAGTATCGCCCAATTGCGGAAACGAGCGATCGCCCAAGGACGGGTATTTTCAGTGAGTCCCTCAGTCACTCCTGGGGGACGGGCGGTGAAGGTTACGGTTCGCATTCCTCAAGGTAATGAGAATCTTCGCCATGGAGCGCGGGTCGTAACCTGGATTGCGGTTGAGGAGCGGGGAAGTACGACGGTAGCTCCGGTAAATGCGTTTGTGCATCGCGATCGCCAATCCTATATCTTTATCGTACAACCGGATGGAACGGTGAAACAGCAGGCAGTGGATGTCGGCATTGAAGGGTTTTCAGAATGGGAAATTCTCTCGGACGTTCCTATTGGGAGTTTGGTGGTGACTGAGGGTAAAGATCGCTTGGTAGATGGAACCTTGGTTGAAATTATCGAGTAA
- a CDS encoding efflux RND transporter permease subunit: MTLTSSMPEDPADRDAKRVSPLTQFFFLRPIFAILLSILLVVGGLMGASTMVKEGDPDINVAIATVNTTWAGADPETIENQVTDKLEKELKSLKGLKDLSSASFDGRSQIVVEFVADAPVADSIALVRAEVDEAKPELPSDAEQPKVEQVSSQDTPILTLALYGDIDPAVFQATAKELEELLEKVPNVRQVDLGGYREEVIHVQLIPNRLSTLGISATQVANAIQQGNRDMPWDQVESDDIGAQVRLYGRFRTVTDLQNLPVARLGNSTNDANDGRVVRLGEIAEVRRDLEREESYAFLSDRSSPFEPAISVDIIKVPGSDSIQVINDSIKAMDTAKLNPNLWPHGMEYQLVSSDADVIFDELDNLFTNAWQGVLAVFIILLFALTWREAIIAGLSIPLTFSGALAILWLLGFTLNTMVQVGMILALGLLVDVFILMMEGMHDGIFVEGLPFDRAALKTVQTYALPALTGQLTTILAMAPLMAISGTMGKFIRLIPLSAIVCLVLSFFIALLVDIPLSQFLLGNLKRDGKQSGIDRLTERVSAQFTQWSLRWTVRNKAIARLWTLGAISLFVTTVILAGTLPSELFPDGDQRKLSINVELPPTTTLASSQQVAADLGAILQEQDYLQNIIMLVGQRSNLVEESGMKPNTGSYLVGFSVMFTPEEEREKNSVAYVDQLRPLLQEAVRKYPGASLVVNAPSAGEGGDSIGIEITGPDMDRLREISGQVQTALRQIPGAVDVRDDLGVLRPDVKLIPRREALNFYGLDAEDLAAQGRYLMTDNDIGDFPIGGGQEDLEIRLSTAWPSRQGEIGGPTSFQEIAMMRLIASDGTLLTGSQVLDEELGLAPLSITHQDGQRTVTVLGKNKGRTVGEIVLDDLVPQLEEMKQTWPSGYSYKISGELETQGETFGSAGQMAGISFFLVFAVLVIQFGSFSQPFIIMLAIPFALIGTLGGFFLFQIPISFPAIIGIIALMGIVVNDSIVMVETMNAYRERGMDVRQAAARGVSDRLRPILTTSLTTIVGVIPLALSSVNWFSLASGIGFGLIASTLIAMLVIPGLYLQLTPETKKA, encoded by the coding sequence ATGACTCTAACCAGCTCAATGCCGGAAGACCCGGCTGACCGGGACGCAAAGCGCGTTTCACCCCTAACTCAATTCTTTTTCCTGCGTCCCATTTTCGCCATCCTCCTCTCCATTTTGCTTGTCGTGGGTGGATTGATGGGAGCTAGCACCATGGTTAAAGAAGGCGACCCCGACATTAATGTGGCGATCGCAACCGTAAATACCACTTGGGCCGGCGCAGATCCGGAGACCATCGAAAACCAGGTGACGGACAAGCTGGAAAAAGAGCTGAAATCCCTGAAAGGACTCAAAGACCTGAGCAGCGCTTCTTTCGACGGGCGATCGCAAATCGTGGTTGAATTCGTCGCCGATGCTCCCGTTGCCGACTCCATCGCCCTCGTTCGCGCGGAAGTAGACGAAGCCAAACCGGAACTCCCCAGCGACGCCGAACAACCGAAGGTGGAACAAGTTTCCTCCCAAGATACTCCCATTCTCACTCTGGCACTCTATGGCGACATCGATCCTGCCGTTTTTCAGGCAACGGCGAAAGAACTGGAAGAATTACTCGAAAAAGTCCCCAATGTTCGCCAAGTGGATTTAGGCGGATACCGAGAAGAAGTCATCCACGTGCAACTGATTCCCAACCGCCTGAGCACTTTGGGAATCTCCGCCACTCAAGTGGCCAATGCCATCCAACAAGGCAACCGCGATATGCCGTGGGACCAGGTGGAAAGCGACGACATTGGCGCCCAAGTTCGCTTGTATGGCAGATTTCGCACTGTCACAGATTTGCAAAATCTACCCGTAGCGCGTTTGGGCAACTCCACCAATGACGCCAATGACGGGCGAGTCGTGCGTTTGGGCGAAATTGCCGAAGTGCGGCGAGATTTAGAAAGAGAAGAAAGTTATGCGTTTTTAAGCGATCGCAGCAGTCCCTTTGAACCCGCTATTAGCGTCGATATTATCAAAGTTCCCGGCTCCGACAGCATCCAAGTCATCAACGACAGCATCAAAGCCATGGATACAGCCAAGCTCAATCCCAATCTTTGGCCCCATGGCATGGAATATCAGCTCGTCAGTAGCGATGCTGACGTTATCTTCGACGAACTGGATAACCTGTTTACCAATGCCTGGCAAGGGGTATTGGCGGTATTTATTATCTTGCTCTTTGCCCTCACCTGGCGCGAAGCCATCATCGCCGGCCTCTCCATTCCCCTCACCTTTTCCGGCGCGCTAGCCATCCTCTGGCTCCTCGGATTTACCCTAAACACCATGGTGCAAGTGGGCATGATTCTCGCCTTGGGACTGTTGGTAGACGTCTTTATTCTGATGATGGAAGGAATGCACGATGGCATTTTCGTCGAAGGACTCCCCTTCGATCGCGCCGCCCTCAAAACCGTGCAAACCTATGCCCTGCCAGCCCTCACCGGTCAACTCACCACCATTTTGGCCATGGCTCCCCTCATGGCTATTAGCGGTACCATGGGCAAATTTATCCGGTTAATTCCCCTGAGCGCGATCGTCTGTTTGGTTCTCAGTTTCTTTATTGCCTTATTGGTAGATATCCCCCTATCTCAGTTTTTGCTCGGCAACCTGAAACGAGATGGAAAACAGAGCGGGATCGATCGCCTCACCGAAAGGGTTTCCGCCCAATTTACTCAATGGAGCTTGCGCTGGACAGTACGGAATAAGGCGATCGCCAGATTGTGGACTCTCGGAGCCATTAGTCTATTTGTCACCACCGTCATTCTCGCCGGGACTCTGCCGTCAGAACTATTTCCCGATGGCGACCAGCGCAAACTCAGCATCAACGTCGAACTACCGCCCACCACAACTCTTGCCAGTTCCCAACAAGTAGCCGCAGACTTGGGCGCAATTTTGCAGGAGCAAGATTATTTACAAAACATTATCATGCTGGTGGGACAGCGCAGTAATTTAGTTGAAGAAAGCGGCATGAAACCCAACACTGGCAGCTATTTAGTCGGGTTCTCCGTCATGTTTACCCCGGAAGAAGAGCGCGAGAAAAATTCCGTTGCCTATGTAGACCAGTTGCGCCCTCTATTGCAAGAAGCCGTACGCAAATATCCCGGTGCATCTTTGGTCGTGAATGCCCCATCAGCCGGAGAAGGAGGAGATTCTATTGGAATTGAAATTACCGGTCCCGACATGGATCGCTTGCGAGAAATTTCCGGCCAAGTTCAAACCGCTCTACGGCAAATTCCCGGAGCTGTTGATGTCCGCGATGATTTGGGGGTTCTGCGCCCCGACGTAAAACTGATTCCCCGTCGCGAAGCCTTGAATTTTTATGGCTTAGATGCCGAAGATTTAGCCGCTCAAGGGCGCTATCTGATGACCGATAACGATATCGGCGATTTTCCCATCGGTGGCGGCCAGGAAGACTTAGAAATTCGCTTAAGCACCGCTTGGCCCTCCCGTCAAGGAGAAATTGGCGGCCCCACTAGTTTTCAGGAAATTGCCATGATGCGCCTGATTGCTAGCGATGGTACCTTGCTCACGGGATCGCAAGTATTGGATGAAGAGTTGGGTTTGGCTCCGCTTTCGATTACCCATCAGGACGGCCAGCGCACGGTGACCGTGTTGGGTAAAAATAAGGGCCGCACGGTGGGAGAAATTGTTTTGGACGATTTAGTTCCCCAGTTGGAGGAGATGAAACAGACCTGGCCGAGCGGCTATTCCTATAAAATTAGCGGAGAGTTAGAAACTCAAGGGGAAACCTTTGGCTCGGCAGGACAAATGGCAGGAATTTCCTTTTTCCTCGTCTTTGCCGTGTTGGTGATTCAGTTCGGCTCCTTTTCCCAACCATTTATTATCATGCTCGCCATTCCCTTTGCTTTGATTGGCACGTTGGGAGGTTTTTTCCTCTTCCAGATTCCCATTTCGTTCCCGGCAATTATTGGCATCATTGCGTTAATGGGAATTGTGGTGAATGATTCGATCGTCATGGTGGAGACAATGAATGCTTATCGAGAACGAGGCATGGACGTACGTCAAGCTGCTGCTCGAGGCGTATCCGATCGCCTGCGTCCTATTCTCACCACGAGTTTAACTACCATTGTCGGCGTGATTCCCCTCGCGTTGAGTTCGGTAAACTGGTTTTCTCTGGCTTCGGGAATTGGTTTTGGACTGATCGCTTCAACCCTAATTGCTATGCTGGTAATTCCAGGCTTATATTTGCAGTTAACCCCGGAAACTAAAAAAGCATGA
- a CDS encoding ScpA family protein, protein MTMRPESGATMPSLDSLNVPTSPQDIGISLLIEMAQRGEIDPWDVQVIDVIDRVLERLTQRTAMGDSAGDRSGLEDMADLSESGQVFVYASMLVLLKAERLNDTEDDLSAEELAAEMDELAEENGNGTHRLPLRLEHQLRRRAVARPVKQRRVTLQELIDQLQEMSKTLAERPARSRRRKLSRSQAAKAIRQLAHEENLSEVAGQLDLFLTQYWSGRNDPEEWLDLEQLLVSHPQCDRVGTFWGLLLLSAQSKVELVQEEFYQDLKIRATLAAD, encoded by the coding sequence ATGACTATGAGGCCAGAATCTGGGGCAACGATGCCATCGTTAGACTCTCTGAACGTGCCAACTTCTCCCCAGGATATTGGAATTTCCCTACTGATTGAAATGGCTCAACGGGGGGAAATCGATCCGTGGGACGTACAAGTCATTGATGTTATCGATCGCGTGCTCGAGCGCCTGACTCAGCGTACCGCAATGGGCGATAGTGCTGGCGATCGCTCTGGGTTGGAAGATATGGCAGACTTATCAGAATCCGGACAAGTGTTTGTCTATGCCTCTATGTTGGTGCTCCTGAAAGCGGAACGCTTGAACGATACCGAGGACGATCTTTCGGCAGAAGAGTTGGCGGCGGAAATGGACGAGCTGGCAGAAGAGAATGGAAATGGGACTCACCGACTGCCATTGCGCCTGGAACATCAACTGCGCCGGCGAGCGGTGGCTAGGCCGGTAAAACAGCGTCGAGTCACCCTGCAAGAGCTAATCGACCAGCTCCAGGAAATGAGTAAAACTTTAGCCGAGCGTCCCGCGCGATCGCGACGGCGGAAATTGTCTCGCAGTCAAGCAGCCAAAGCGATTCGGCAATTGGCTCACGAAGAAAATCTCTCGGAAGTTGCGGGACAGTTGGATCTATTTTTAACTCAGTATTGGTCGGGGCGTAACGATCCGGAGGAATGGCTCGATCTCGAACAACTTTTAGTTTCTCATCCGCAATGCGATCGCGTCGGTACATTTTGGGGATTGCTCTTACTCTCGGCTCAGTCTAAAGTAGAGTTGGTGCAAGAAGAATTCTACCAAGACCTGAAAATACGCGCTACCCTGGCAGCCGACTGA